In the Streptomyces formicae genome, one interval contains:
- a CDS encoding S1 family peptidase: protein MSQPELMRGPTGGQVSDSSRQQAMSDFLRPQQPLANVVGFGHGVKWTDGEPTGEPAVLVFVTQKVPESMLPERDVIPRQMDDGTPTDVIAVGHIAAQRGQSRPGGRRADDRSSVTYGPDGSVSEQLAGLGQPQLEELIGRGAFEPQLLKRRMRPCPSGFSIGNVRVTAGTLGSVVYDFLPGASVDPPGSGLGVPAKFYVLSNNHVLADSNRAQLGSAIVQPGVFDGGQDPADRIATLERFITIQFAPQIPLERHNNVVDAALGAVDFQDATREQYFSGAPRAWRRKANVAVGDLVKKTGRTTNISFGRIIAVDATIDVNYGTAGTARFKDQILTTNISAGGDSGSLITSQDDVAVGLLFAGSSTVTVANHIENVRALLRVEIAELLA, encoded by the coding sequence GTGAGCCAGCCCGAACTGATGCGAGGACCCACCGGCGGTCAAGTCAGCGACAGCTCCCGCCAGCAGGCGATGTCCGACTTCCTGCGGCCGCAGCAGCCGCTCGCGAACGTGGTCGGCTTCGGCCACGGCGTGAAGTGGACCGACGGAGAGCCCACCGGCGAACCCGCCGTCCTGGTGTTCGTCACCCAGAAGGTCCCCGAGTCCATGCTCCCGGAGCGGGACGTCATCCCGCGCCAGATGGACGACGGCACCCCGACCGACGTCATCGCGGTCGGCCACATCGCGGCACAGCGCGGCCAGAGCAGGCCGGGCGGCCGCCGCGCCGACGACCGCTCCTCGGTGACGTACGGCCCCGACGGCAGCGTCAGCGAACAGCTCGCGGGCCTCGGCCAGCCGCAGCTCGAAGAGCTCATCGGACGCGGCGCGTTCGAGCCGCAGCTGCTCAAGCGCCGGATGCGCCCGTGCCCCTCGGGCTTCTCGATCGGCAACGTCCGGGTGACCGCGGGCACGCTCGGCAGCGTCGTCTACGACTTCCTGCCCGGCGCCTCCGTCGACCCGCCCGGCTCCGGCCTCGGCGTACCGGCGAAGTTCTACGTCCTCTCCAACAACCACGTGCTCGCCGACTCCAACCGGGCGCAGCTCGGCAGCGCGATCGTGCAGCCCGGCGTCTTCGACGGCGGGCAGGACCCGGCGGACCGCATCGCGACCCTGGAGCGGTTCATCACCATCCAGTTCGCCCCGCAGATCCCGCTGGAGCGGCACAACAACGTGGTCGACGCGGCGCTCGGCGCGGTCGACTTCCAGGACGCGACGCGCGAGCAGTACTTCAGCGGTGCGCCGCGCGCCTGGCGCCGCAAGGCCAACGTGGCCGTCGGCGACCTGGTGAAGAAGACCGGCAGGACGACGAACATCAGCTTCGGCCGGATCATCGCGGTCGACGCGACCATCGACGTCAACTACGGCACGGCGGGCACCGCCCGGTTCAAGGACCAGATCCTCACCACGAACATCTCCGCGGGCGGCGACTCCGGTTCGCTGATCACCTCGCAGGACGACGTCGCGGTGGGCCTGCTCTTCGCCGGGTCCTCGACCGT